From Alligator mississippiensis isolate rAllMis1 chromosome 9, rAllMis1, whole genome shotgun sequence, one genomic window encodes:
- the OGFR gene encoding opioid growth factor receptor isoform X2, protein MAAWLGLRPPEDAEEEDGQLWQYDSSWEDEEEGGQEGLAEEEEDGEEEKPRPVCSRGSSQAGGWQEQRRTNVPYLSQRGFEFSAGRNWRAAKDLQRYRRHYPGLEESEADEEEEEMWNLSFYKNEINFKPRGVYIDTLLKDWCHDYETLEENHSYIQWLFPLRERGMNWQAKPLTCKEIQAFKNSEEVMQRFIKAYELMLGFYGIILANRETGEVERAENWEERFHNLDRFSHNNLRITRILKCLGEMGYEHYQVCLVQFFLKETLVWKMLPNVKRSALDYFLFTIRNKEKRRELIHYAWQHFKPQSRFVWGPHQKLLKYRRRPSKSQCCQKTDEEQEPVRGKEREAGGKDESKLNGEERAGDAADLQTRKVTEEHESEKLSECDRATDKGDGEEETQALLPQLEEKDPGTEALGLGDRAENDYLKESKKRKLDKNSKCTGLLKSPTDIEKISHNLGECVLNQENTEPLPALQKCDALVMPEEDSVGMDSLMEPESSDAAIKRRKMDETTPENEALNTAVNLNTEAPPCSAQVTSPDPVSQGAEKGELSEEKQAVEESSVQTSCSAELAGSEDGLPSPGEDDSVPGRENAKIENDKSQPNKTLPGTKSQAHSLGLEEDAEDANIKREDKASGGVQGQATHPEESTGHLANAGNVIQETGSSGDSAGPSDLKM, encoded by the exons gagCAAAGAAGAACAAACGTACCATACCTGAGTCAGAGAGGTTTTGAG tTCTCAGCTGGACGCAACTGGAGAGCTGCGAAGGACTTGCAGAGATACAGGCGCCATTACCCG GGTTTAGAAGAATCGGAAGCagatgaagaagaggaagagatgtGGAATCTGAGTTTTTACAAAAACGAAATTAACTTTAAGCCTCGTG GTGTATATATTGACACCCTCCTTAAAGATTGGTGCCATGATTATGAGACGCTGGAAGAAAACCATTCCTACATACAATG gtTGTTTCCGCTGCGTGAACGTGGGATGAATTGGCAGGCAAAGCCCCTCACGTGTAAAGAAATCCAG GCCTTTAAGAACTCAGAGGAAGTTATGCAAAGATTCATAAAAGCCTACGAACTCATGCTGGGGTTTTATGGAATAATTTTGGCAAATCGAGAAACTGGGGAAGTTGAAAGAGCAGAAAACTGGGAGGAGAGATTTCACAACCTGGACAG GTTTAGCCACAATAACTTGCGGATAACACGCATCCTGAAGTGTCTAGGTGAGATGGGGTATGAACACTATCAAGTATGTCTAGTTCAGTTTTTCCTAAAAGAAACCCTTGTTTGGAAGATGCTCCCCAACGTTAAGAGAAGCGCCTTGGACTATTTCCTCTTCACCATCCGAAacaaggaaaagagaagagaactGATCCATTATGCATGGCAGCACTTTAAACCTCAGAGTAGGTTTGTATGGGGGCCACATCAGAAGCTCCTGAAGTACAGACGTAGGCCATCAAAGTCTCAGTGCTGCCAAAAGACTGACGAGGAGCAGGAGCCCGtcagaggaaaggagagagaggcaggaggaaAGGATGAAAGCAAACTAAATGGGGAAGAGAGAGCTGGAGATGCTGCAGACTTGCAGACCAGAAAGGTGACTGAGGAACACGAATCGGAGAAGTTAAGTGAATGTGATCGCGCTACAGACAAAGGAGACGGTGAAGAAGAGACGCAAGCCTTGCTGCCCCAGCTAGAAGAGAAGGATCCAGGTACTGAGGCTCTTGGCTTGGGGGATAGAGCAGAGAACGACTATCTAAAggaaagcaagaaaagaaaactagATAAAAACAGCAAGTGCACGGGTCTATTGAAAAGTCCCACTGACATTGAGAAGATTTCTCATAACCTAGGAGAATGTGTTCTCAATCAAGAGAACACAGAGCCACTACCAGCCTTGCAGAAATGCGATGCCCTAGTGATGCCTGAAGAAGACAGCGTGGGTATGGACAGCTTAATGGAGCCTGAATCGTCTGATGCGGCCATAAAGAGGAGGAAAATGGATGAGACGACACCAGAAAACGAGGCTTTAAACACGGCCGTAAACCTGAATACAGAGGCCCCTCCCTGCAGTGCCCAGGTAACCAGTCCAGATCCTGTAAGCCAAGGGGCTGAGAAAGGAGAACTGAGTGAGGAGAAGCAAGCTGTGGAAGAAAGCAGCGTGCAAACCTCGTGTAGTGCTGAGTTGGCTGGCTCTGAGGATGGCCTGCCCTCGCCAGGAGAGGACGACTCGGTGCCAGGCAGAGAAAATGCTAAAATAGAGAATGACAAGAGCCAGCCTAACAAGACTCTACCAGGAACCAAAAGCCAGGCACACAGTCTCGGGCTGGAAGAAGACGCAGAGGATGCGAATATAAAAAGGGAAGACAAAGCCTCAGGTGGGGTCCAGGGCCAAGCAACTCACCCTGAGGAGAGCACGGGGCATCTTGCCAACGCTGGGAATGTAATACAGGAAACAGGCAGCTCTGGGGATTCAGCAGGACCAAGTGACCTGAAGATGTGA
- the OGFR gene encoding opioid growth factor receptor isoform X3: MARKRSRGRCVREALPRPAAGRLYSLFMKLFEFFEDPPDLSDAQEQRRTNVPYLSQRGFEFSAGRNWRAAKDLQRYRRHYPGLEESEADEEEEEMWNLSFYKNEINFKPRGVYIDTLLKDWCHDYETLEENHSYIQWLFPLRERGMNWQAKPLTCKEIQAFKNSEEVMQRFIKAYELMLGFYGIILANRETGEVERAENWEERFHNLDRFSHNNLRITRILKCLGEMGYEHYQVCLVQFFLKETLVWKMLPNVKRSALDYFLFTIRNKEKRRELIHYAWQHFKPQSRFVWGPHQKLLKYRRRPSKSQCCQKTDEEQEPVRGKEREAGGKDESKLNGEERAGDAADLQTRKVTEEHESEKLSECDRATDKGDGEEETQALLPQLEEKDPGTEALGLGDRAENDYLKESKKRKLDKNSKCTGLLKSPTDIEKISHNLGECVLNQENTEPLPALQKCDALVMPEEDSVGMDSLMEPESSDAAIKRRKMDETTPENEALNTAVNLNTEAPPCSAQVTSPDPVSQGAEKGELSEEKQAVEESSVQTSCSAELAGSEDGLPSPGEDDSVPGRENAKIENDKSQPNKTLPGTKSQAHSLGLEEDAEDANIKREDKASGGVQGQATHPEESTGHLANAGNVIQETGSSGDSAGPSDLKM; the protein is encoded by the exons gagCAAAGAAGAACAAACGTACCATACCTGAGTCAGAGAGGTTTTGAG tTCTCAGCTGGACGCAACTGGAGAGCTGCGAAGGACTTGCAGAGATACAGGCGCCATTACCCG GGTTTAGAAGAATCGGAAGCagatgaagaagaggaagagatgtGGAATCTGAGTTTTTACAAAAACGAAATTAACTTTAAGCCTCGTG GTGTATATATTGACACCCTCCTTAAAGATTGGTGCCATGATTATGAGACGCTGGAAGAAAACCATTCCTACATACAATG gtTGTTTCCGCTGCGTGAACGTGGGATGAATTGGCAGGCAAAGCCCCTCACGTGTAAAGAAATCCAG GCCTTTAAGAACTCAGAGGAAGTTATGCAAAGATTCATAAAAGCCTACGAACTCATGCTGGGGTTTTATGGAATAATTTTGGCAAATCGAGAAACTGGGGAAGTTGAAAGAGCAGAAAACTGGGAGGAGAGATTTCACAACCTGGACAG GTTTAGCCACAATAACTTGCGGATAACACGCATCCTGAAGTGTCTAGGTGAGATGGGGTATGAACACTATCAAGTATGTCTAGTTCAGTTTTTCCTAAAAGAAACCCTTGTTTGGAAGATGCTCCCCAACGTTAAGAGAAGCGCCTTGGACTATTTCCTCTTCACCATCCGAAacaaggaaaagagaagagaactGATCCATTATGCATGGCAGCACTTTAAACCTCAGAGTAGGTTTGTATGGGGGCCACATCAGAAGCTCCTGAAGTACAGACGTAGGCCATCAAAGTCTCAGTGCTGCCAAAAGACTGACGAGGAGCAGGAGCCCGtcagaggaaaggagagagaggcaggaggaaAGGATGAAAGCAAACTAAATGGGGAAGAGAGAGCTGGAGATGCTGCAGACTTGCAGACCAGAAAGGTGACTGAGGAACACGAATCGGAGAAGTTAAGTGAATGTGATCGCGCTACAGACAAAGGAGACGGTGAAGAAGAGACGCAAGCCTTGCTGCCCCAGCTAGAAGAGAAGGATCCAGGTACTGAGGCTCTTGGCTTGGGGGATAGAGCAGAGAACGACTATCTAAAggaaagcaagaaaagaaaactagATAAAAACAGCAAGTGCACGGGTCTATTGAAAAGTCCCACTGACATTGAGAAGATTTCTCATAACCTAGGAGAATGTGTTCTCAATCAAGAGAACACAGAGCCACTACCAGCCTTGCAGAAATGCGATGCCCTAGTGATGCCTGAAGAAGACAGCGTGGGTATGGACAGCTTAATGGAGCCTGAATCGTCTGATGCGGCCATAAAGAGGAGGAAAATGGATGAGACGACACCAGAAAACGAGGCTTTAAACACGGCCGTAAACCTGAATACAGAGGCCCCTCCCTGCAGTGCCCAGGTAACCAGTCCAGATCCTGTAAGCCAAGGGGCTGAGAAAGGAGAACTGAGTGAGGAGAAGCAAGCTGTGGAAGAAAGCAGCGTGCAAACCTCGTGTAGTGCTGAGTTGGCTGGCTCTGAGGATGGCCTGCCCTCGCCAGGAGAGGACGACTCGGTGCCAGGCAGAGAAAATGCTAAAATAGAGAATGACAAGAGCCAGCCTAACAAGACTCTACCAGGAACCAAAAGCCAGGCACACAGTCTCGGGCTGGAAGAAGACGCAGAGGATGCGAATATAAAAAGGGAAGACAAAGCCTCAGGTGGGGTCCAGGGCCAAGCAACTCACCCTGAGGAGAGCACGGGGCATCTTGCCAACGCTGGGAATGTAATACAGGAAACAGGCAGCTCTGGGGATTCAGCAGGACCAAGTGACCTGAAGATGTGA